A genome region from Mugil cephalus isolate CIBA_MC_2020 chromosome 13, CIBA_Mcephalus_1.1, whole genome shotgun sequence includes the following:
- the slc25a28 gene encoding mitoferrin-2, with translation MEADGFVRRRRMTAETAGNDPGVAGASAGAEVRWLGGRFWGVSESIVGSLTPRIGGEAELQTVEFSRSAQDAQTEDCEPDYEGLPQGASTSTHMLAGAVAGIMEHCLMFPIDCVKTRMQSLQPDPAARYRNVMDALRRIVATEGVWRPMRGLNATAIGAGPAHALYFASYEKLKKTLSDVIHPGANSHLANGAAGCVATLLHDAAMNPSEVVKQRMQMYNSPYRGVLDCVRATWQKEGPAAFYRSYTTQLTMNVPFQALHFMTYEYLQELLNPHRQYNPSSHMLSGALAGAIAAAATTPLDVCKTLLNTQESLTLGSPAPSQGLAKGQGAHRHISGLAHAFRTVYRLGGLQGFFKGVQARVIYQMPSTAISWSVYEFFKYGLTKHQHDKRRAQHMEAEM, from the exons ATGGAAGCAGATGGATTCGTGAGGAGGCGTCGGATGACAGCGGAGACTGCAGGCAACGATCccggggttgctggagcctctGCCGGGGCAGAAGTTAGATGGCTGGGGGGCAGATTCTGGGGTGTTTCAGAAAGCATCGTGGGAAGCCTGACACCCCGGATCGGAGGCGAAGCGGAGCTGCAGACTGTCGAGTTTAGCCGCAGTGCACAGGATGCACAGACAGAGGACTGTGAACCAGACTATGAGGGTTTGCCACAGGGAGCCTCCACTAGCACCCACATGTTGGCTGGAGCCGTGGCCGGGATCATGGAGCACTGCCTCATGTTCCCCATCGACTGTGTTAAG ACACGGATGCAGAGCCTCCAGCCCGACCCCGCAGCCCGTTACAGGAACGTGATGGATGCCCTGCGCCGAATCGTAGCCACGGAGGGAGTGTGGCGACCAATGAGAGGCCTGAACGCCACGGCTATTGGGGCGGGGCCCGCCCACGCCCTCTATTTTGCCAGCTATGAGAAACTCAAAAAGACTCTAAGTGATGTCATTCATCCAGGGGCTAACAGTCATTTGGCTAATG GGGCAGCTGGGTGCGTGGCCACGCTGCTTCACGACGCAGCCATGAACCCATCCGAAG TTGTGAAGCAGCGCATGCAGATGTATAATTCGCCCTACCGTGGCGTGTTGGACTGTGTACGCGCCACTTGGCAGAAAGAGGGCCCGGCTGCGTTCTACCGCAGCTACACCACCCAGCTCACCATGAACGTGCCCTTCCAGGCCCTCCACTTCATGACCTACGAGTACCTCCAGGAGCTGCTCAACCCCCACAGACAGTACAATCCCTCGTCCCACATGTTGTCCGGGGCGCTGGCCGGAGCGATCGCGGCCGCCGCCACGACGCCTCTGGACGTCTGCAAGACCCTGCTCAACACCCAGGAGTCCCTGACCCTCGGCTCCCCGGCCCCGAGCCAAGGCCTCGCCAAAGGCCAAGGAGCCCACAGACATATCTCAGGCCTGGCCCACGCCTTCCGGACGGTTTACAGGCTGGGCGGCCTGCAGGGCTTCTTCAAGGGAGTCCAAGCGAGGGTCATCTACCAGATGCCCTCAACAGCCATCAGCTGGTCGGTCTACGAGTTCTTTAAGTACGGACTCACCAAACACCAGCACGACAAGAGGAGAGCGCAGCACATGGAGGCTGAGATGTAG
- the pyroxd2 gene encoding pyridine nucleotide-disulfide oxidoreductase domain-containing protein 2 — protein sequence MAAAVWTDRGRRAATLVGTVTGSRSSHTYLKSHYDALVIGGGHNGLVAAAYLQKGGLKTAVLERRHVLGGAAVSEEIFPGFRFSRCSYLLSLLRPHIYTELELKKHGLKVYGRNPHAYTPMLEEGVGGAPPRSLTLGSDLSMNLKEIGKFSQKDAKAYPEFVAHLEKLSGAITPLLDAVPADIPGVTTGSLRQRLAAAKTLMPIVKCGLKLGKNIPDFYEIITAPIMKILTQWFESEPLRATLATDGVIGAMTSPSNPGSGYVLLHHVMGELEEEKGAWGYVEGGMGGVSQAIANAARSYGVDIFTEKDVGQILVGSDGVTKGVALKDGTEIHSKVVLSNATPYVTFKNLTPQDALSPEFIKAVDQIDYTSPVTKINVAVDKLPNFLASPTPDDKPGPHHQCSIHLNCESVDVLEAAYKEAANGRPSGRPMIEMTIPSVLDPTLAPPGSHVVSLFTQFTPYHIEGREWTDQDKEAFADTVFDWVEQYAPGFKKSVVGRDVLTPPDLERIFGLTGGNIFHGSMSLDQLFIARPLPSFSDYRSPVKGLYLCGSGCHPGGGVMGSPGWNAALTVMADLKRH from the exons atggCTGCGGCGGTGTGGACTGATCGAGGGCGACGGGCTGCAACGCTTGTGGGGACTGTGACTGGATCCAGGTCGAGTCACACATACTTAAAATCCCACTATGACGCGCTGGTCATCGGTGGAG GACACAATGGACTGGTGGCA GCAGCCTATCTTCAGAAGGGAGGACTGAAGACAGCAGTGTTGGAGCGGAGGCACGTGCTGGGAGGGGCAGCTGTTTCAGAGGAGATCTTCCCTG GTTTCCGCTTCTCCAGGTGCTCCTATTTGCTCAGTTTGTTGCGACCCCACATATACACTGAACTGGAGCTAAAG AAACACGGGCTGAAGGTGTATGGCAGAAACCCCCACGCTTACACTCCCATGCTGGAGGAAGGGGTGGGAGGTGCCCCACCAAGGTCTCTCACCCTGGGCTCAGATCTCTCCATGAACCTGAAAGAGATCGGCAAGTTCTCACAGAAGGATGCTAAG GCTTATCCAGAATTTGTTGCGCACCTTGAAAAGCTATCGGGAGCTATCACCCCTCTCCTGGACGCTGTACCTGCTGATATTCCAGGTGTCACCACTGGATCACTAAGGCAGAGGCTGGCTGCAGCTAAAACACTGATGCCTATCGTCAAATGTG GTCTAAAACTGGGCAAAAACATTCCAGACTTTTATGAGATTATAACGGCGCCAATAATGAAG ATTCTCACTCAGTGGTTCGAGTCGGAGCCTCTGAGAGCAACGCTGGCGACTGACGGCGTGATAGGAGCCATGACCAGTCCTAGTAATCCCGGTAGCGG GTATGTACTCTTGCACCATGTGATgggagagctggaggaggagaagggagctTGGGGCTATGTGGAGGGAGGCATGGGAGGCGTGTCTCAGGCTATCGCTAATGCCGCTCGATCTTACGGTGTAGACATTTTCACTGAGAAG GATGTAGGACAAATCCTTGTTGGTTCAGATGGTGTTACCAAGGGAGTGGCGCTGAAGGATGGAACAGAGATCCACAGTAAAGTAGTTTTATCCAATGCCACTCCGTATGTTACCTTCAAGAACCTCACCCCGCag GATGCCCTTTCTCCAGAGTTCATTAAAGCTGTAGATCAGATAGATTACACCTCTCCTGTCACCAAGATCAACG TGGCAGTAGACAAGCTACCGAACTTCCTAGCGTCTCCCACGCCGGATGACAAACCCGGACCCCACCATCAGTGCTCAATTCATCTGAACTGTGAAAGTGTAGACGTTCTGGAGGCGGCGTACAAAGAGGCCGCAAATGGGCGCCCTTCGGGAAG GCCTATGATAGAGATGACCATTCCTTCCGTGTTGGATCCTACTCTGGCTCCCCCTGGCTCCCATGTCGTGTCGCTGTTCACTCAGTTCACCCCCTACCACATAGAAGGAAGAGAGTGGACTGACCAGGACAAGGAGGCCTTTGCGGACACTG TGTTTGACTGGGTGGAGCAGTATGCCCCGGGGTTTAAGAAGTCAGTGGTGGGCAGGGACGTCCTGACTCCACCCGACCTGGAGAGGATCTTTGGGCTTACCGGAGGG AATATCTTCCACGGATCAATGTCACTGGACCAACTCTTCATAGCACGACCTTTACCCTCCTTCTCCGACTACCGGTCACCAGTTAAAGGACTCTATCTGTGTGGCAGTGGATGTCATCCAg GCGGGGGTGTGATGGGTTCGCCTGGCTGGAATGCAGCTCTCACTGTCATGGCTGACCTGAAACGTCACTAA
- the zgc:123010 gene encoding tetratricopeptide repeat protein 31 isoform X2, translated as MVALMKLTRDLYRLLGLGSGPAVQQQEEQMDCSAAATDPSNDAVLSQEALNGDEDLSEEEKARRKAERRKAKRKRRRKRKKQGQIKQNDSTEQDDDEDDGGPESEMDESESEAEAGAEEEKQRPEKEEKKEEKSAASHKCVTPPVMTPPGIKGQQKTQARSTEEVEPEWDVSSAFFANAASHIKPKGSSRKSKENKENEARRETNGTDTTTKKSASLTEKGIKLVQEGQYAQAVSMFTEAIKCDPKDYRFFGNRSYCYYCLEQYPQALEDAERSIQLSPDWPKGHFRKGSALMGMKRYSEAEKAMEQVLKLDENCEEAVMDLFNCKVLQLMELGFDEMQSVALLEKFSTVQAVLVSDAVRASAGQDSSGVQPGPCPSLWVGNVTTELTEKHLRDLFKMHGEIESIRVLHERFCAFVNFKNAAMAARAMEKLNGHLIENTRLVVRYPDRRAPRVPTFPLKTCLPVTQQAGVAAGPRRRGPVNGDECYFWRTTGCHFGDKCHYKHIPDQKGKDRKPWQP; from the exons ATGGTTGCGCTCATGAAATTGACCAGAGATTTATACAGGCTGCTGGGACTCGGGAGCG GCCCCGCTgtccagcagcaggaggagcagatgGACTGTAGCGCCGCAGCAACTGACCCAAGCAACGATGCCGTTTTGTCACAG GAAGCATTAAATGGAGACGAAGATttgagtgaggaggagaaggccaGAAGGAAGGCAGAGCGACGCAAAGCCAAGAGGAAG CGCCGCAGAAAACGTAAGAAGCAGGGACAGATTAAGCAAAATGACAGCACTGAACAG gatgatgatgaagatgatggaggCCCAGAGTCTGAAATGGATGAGAGTGAGTCAGAAGCAGAGGCTGGCGctgaagaggagaaacaaaggccagaaaaagaggagaagaaagaggagaagtcGGCAGCCTCGCACAAGTGTGTTACTCCTCCGGTCATGACTCCACCAGGAATCAAAGGACAACAAAAGACCCAAGCCAGATCCACTGAAGAGGTA GAGCCTGAGTGGGATGTGAGCAGTGCCTTCTTTGCTAATGCTGCTAGCCATATCAAACCCAAAGGATCAAGTCGCAAGTCCAAAGAAAACAAGGAGAATGAGGCCAGGAGAGAG ACAAATGGAACTGACACCACGACCAAGAAAAGTGCATCACTGACGG AAAAAGGGATTAAGCTGGTTCAAGAGGGACAGTACGCACAGgcagtcagtatgtttacagAAGCCATCAAATGTGACCCAAAGGATTACAG gttcttTGGGAATCGTTCTTATTGCTATTACTGCTTGGAGCAGTATCCCCAGGCCCTGGAGGATGCTGAACGCTCCATTCAGCTCTCCCCAGACTGGCCCAAGGGACACTTTCGTAAAGGCAGTGCTCTCATGGGCATGAAG CGGTACAGTGAGGCAGAGAAGGCTATGGAGCAGGTTCTGAAATTGGATGAAAACTGTGAGGAGGCCGTCATGGACCTTTTTAACTGCAAAGTGCTGCAGTTGATG GAGCTCGGTTTTGACGAAATGCAAAGTGTCGCGCTGCTGGAGAAGTTTTCGACTGTGCAGGCTGTCCTGGTGTCTGATGCTGTCAGAG CATCTGCGGGCCAAGATTCATCAGGGGTGCAACCAGG CCCTTGCCCGTCTCTGTGGGTGGGAAATGTGACAACAGAGTTAACTGAAAAACACCTACGGGACCTTTTTAAGAT GCATGGTGAGATAGAGAGTATCCGTGTGCTGCATGAGAGGTTTTGTGCCTTCGTCAACTTTAAGAACGCCGCCATGGCAGCCCGTGCCATGGAGAAACTAAAT GGTCATTTAATTGAGAACACGCGTTTAGTAGTGCGCTATCCGGACCGTCGCGCTCCGAGGGTCCCCACCTTCCCACTTAAGACTTGTCTCCCTGTCACACAGCAGGCAGGGGTAGCTGCTGG ACCTCGAAGACGCGGCCCCGTGAATGGAGATGAGTGTtacttctggagaaccactggctGCCATTTTGGGGACAAatgtcattacaaacacattccCGATCAGAAAGGCAAGGACAGGAAACCCTGGCAGCCTTGA
- the nkx3.3 gene encoding NK3 homeobox 3, whose product MTLSFSSFSIKDILTGRDAHGKSGGNAADELCAQKRKIYPGYVGTRDHDVTQQDEDDNGVRRRERFSPEVSAGNLRSDTSSEEATGEETEDGEAVAEQQAQGAQRDKRQQNQGESEEDGCHHIGDAFSCSPDEQQCRPGTKKRSRAAFSHAQVHELERRFSAQRYLSGPERADLAGALKLTETQVKIWFQNRRYKTKRRQMAAELVACSSPKKVAVKVLVRDDQTQYSQGNGVHVPTTVPQYHGYQYYPYLHYYYQPWSMDSRSYGWML is encoded by the exons ATGACGTTAAGTTTTTCGTCCTTCTCCATCAAAGACATCCTCACCGGACGTGATGCCCATGGGAAGTCCGGTGGCAACGCTGCAGATGAGCTCTGCGCGCAAAAGCGCAAAATCTACCCCGGCTACGTCGGTACGAGAGATCACGATGTGACTCAACAAGACGAGGATGACAACGGCGTCCGAAGACGGGAGAGATTTTCTCCTGAAGTGAGCGCTGGAAACCTCCGATCTGATACCAGCAGCGAGGAGGCCACAGGAGAGGAGACCGAGGACGGAGAAG CTGTTGCAGAGCAGCAAGCACAGGGCGCGCAGAGGGATAAGCGGCAGCAGAACCAGGGGGAATCAGAGGAGGACGGATGTCACCACATCGGGGACGCGTTCAGCTGTTCACCGGATGAGCAGCAGTGCAGGCCCGGCACGAAGAAGCGCTCCAGGGCGGCCTTCTCTCACGCGCAAGTCCACGAGCTGGAGCGTCGCTTCAGCGCCCAGCGGTACCTCTCTGGTCCCGAACGAGCCGACCTGGCTGGAGCCCTGAAACTCACAGAGACCCAAGTGAAAATCTGGTTCCAAAACCGGAGATATAAAACCAAACGGCGCCAGATGGCGGCTGAGCTGGTTGCATGCAGCTCACCAAAGAAAGTGGCAGTAAAAGTGCTGGTAAGGGACGATCAAACGCAGTACAGCCAAGGGAATGGAGTACACGTGCCCACGACTGTGCCACAGTACCATGGCTACCAGTACTACCCCTACCTGCACTACTACTACCAGCCTTGGAGCATGGACAGCAGGTCATATGGATGGATGCtctaa
- the zgc:123010 gene encoding tetratricopeptide repeat protein 31 isoform X3, translating to MVALMKLTRDLYRLLGLGSGPAVQQQEEQMDCSAAATDPSNDAVLSQEALNGDEDLSEEEKARRKAERRKAKRKRRRKRKKQGQIKQNDSTEQDDDEDDGGPESEMDESESEAEAGAEEEKQRPEKEEKKEEKSAASHKCVTPPVMTPPGIKGQQKTQARSTEEEPEWDVSSAFFANAASHIKPKGSSRKSKENKENEARRETNGTDTTTKKSASLTEKGIKLVQEGQYAQAVSMFTEAIKCDPKDYRFFGNRSYCYYCLEQYPQALEDAERSIQLSPDWPKGHFRKGSALMGMKRYSEAEKAMEQVLKLDENCEEAVMDLFNCKVLQLMELGFDEMQSVALLEKFSTVQAVLVSDAVRASAGQDSSGVQPGSPCPSLWVGNVTTELTEKHLRDLFKMHGEIESIRVLHERFCAFVNFKNAAMAARAMEKLNGHLIENTRLVVRYPDRRAPRVPTFPLKTCLPVTQQAGVAAGPRRRGPVNGDECYFWRTTGCHFGDKCHYKHIPDQKGKDRKPWQP from the exons ATGGTTGCGCTCATGAAATTGACCAGAGATTTATACAGGCTGCTGGGACTCGGGAGCG GCCCCGCTgtccagcagcaggaggagcagatgGACTGTAGCGCCGCAGCAACTGACCCAAGCAACGATGCCGTTTTGTCACAG GAAGCATTAAATGGAGACGAAGATttgagtgaggaggagaaggccaGAAGGAAGGCAGAGCGACGCAAAGCCAAGAGGAAG CGCCGCAGAAAACGTAAGAAGCAGGGACAGATTAAGCAAAATGACAGCACTGAACAG gatgatgatgaagatgatggaggCCCAGAGTCTGAAATGGATGAGAGTGAGTCAGAAGCAGAGGCTGGCGctgaagaggagaaacaaaggccagaaaaagaggagaagaaagaggagaagtcGGCAGCCTCGCACAAGTGTGTTACTCCTCCGGTCATGACTCCACCAGGAATCAAAGGACAACAAAAGACCCAAGCCAGATCCACTGAAGAG GAGCCTGAGTGGGATGTGAGCAGTGCCTTCTTTGCTAATGCTGCTAGCCATATCAAACCCAAAGGATCAAGTCGCAAGTCCAAAGAAAACAAGGAGAATGAGGCCAGGAGAGAG ACAAATGGAACTGACACCACGACCAAGAAAAGTGCATCACTGACGG AAAAAGGGATTAAGCTGGTTCAAGAGGGACAGTACGCACAGgcagtcagtatgtttacagAAGCCATCAAATGTGACCCAAAGGATTACAG gttcttTGGGAATCGTTCTTATTGCTATTACTGCTTGGAGCAGTATCCCCAGGCCCTGGAGGATGCTGAACGCTCCATTCAGCTCTCCCCAGACTGGCCCAAGGGACACTTTCGTAAAGGCAGTGCTCTCATGGGCATGAAG CGGTACAGTGAGGCAGAGAAGGCTATGGAGCAGGTTCTGAAATTGGATGAAAACTGTGAGGAGGCCGTCATGGACCTTTTTAACTGCAAAGTGCTGCAGTTGATG GAGCTCGGTTTTGACGAAATGCAAAGTGTCGCGCTGCTGGAGAAGTTTTCGACTGTGCAGGCTGTCCTGGTGTCTGATGCTGTCAGAG CATCTGCGGGCCAAGATTCATCAGGGGTGCAACCAGG CAGCCCTTGCCCGTCTCTGTGGGTGGGAAATGTGACAACAGAGTTAACTGAAAAACACCTACGGGACCTTTTTAAGAT GCATGGTGAGATAGAGAGTATCCGTGTGCTGCATGAGAGGTTTTGTGCCTTCGTCAACTTTAAGAACGCCGCCATGGCAGCCCGTGCCATGGAGAAACTAAAT GGTCATTTAATTGAGAACACGCGTTTAGTAGTGCGCTATCCGGACCGTCGCGCTCCGAGGGTCCCCACCTTCCCACTTAAGACTTGTCTCCCTGTCACACAGCAGGCAGGGGTAGCTGCTGG ACCTCGAAGACGCGGCCCCGTGAATGGAGATGAGTGTtacttctggagaaccactggctGCCATTTTGGGGACAAatgtcattacaaacacattccCGATCAGAAAGGCAAGGACAGGAAACCCTGGCAGCCTTGA
- the zgc:123010 gene encoding tetratricopeptide repeat protein 31 isoform X1 — protein MVALMKLTRDLYRLLGLGSGPAVQQQEEQMDCSAAATDPSNDAVLSQEALNGDEDLSEEEKARRKAERRKAKRKRRRKRKKQGQIKQNDSTEQDDDEDDGGPESEMDESESEAEAGAEEEKQRPEKEEKKEEKSAASHKCVTPPVMTPPGIKGQQKTQARSTEEVEPEWDVSSAFFANAASHIKPKGSSRKSKENKENEARRETNGTDTTTKKSASLTEKGIKLVQEGQYAQAVSMFTEAIKCDPKDYRFFGNRSYCYYCLEQYPQALEDAERSIQLSPDWPKGHFRKGSALMGMKRYSEAEKAMEQVLKLDENCEEAVMDLFNCKVLQLMELGFDEMQSVALLEKFSTVQAVLVSDAVRASAGQDSSGVQPGSPCPSLWVGNVTTELTEKHLRDLFKMHGEIESIRVLHERFCAFVNFKNAAMAARAMEKLNGHLIENTRLVVRYPDRRAPRVPTFPLKTCLPVTQQAGVAAGPRRRGPVNGDECYFWRTTGCHFGDKCHYKHIPDQKGKDRKPWQP, from the exons ATGGTTGCGCTCATGAAATTGACCAGAGATTTATACAGGCTGCTGGGACTCGGGAGCG GCCCCGCTgtccagcagcaggaggagcagatgGACTGTAGCGCCGCAGCAACTGACCCAAGCAACGATGCCGTTTTGTCACAG GAAGCATTAAATGGAGACGAAGATttgagtgaggaggagaaggccaGAAGGAAGGCAGAGCGACGCAAAGCCAAGAGGAAG CGCCGCAGAAAACGTAAGAAGCAGGGACAGATTAAGCAAAATGACAGCACTGAACAG gatgatgatgaagatgatggaggCCCAGAGTCTGAAATGGATGAGAGTGAGTCAGAAGCAGAGGCTGGCGctgaagaggagaaacaaaggccagaaaaagaggagaagaaagaggagaagtcGGCAGCCTCGCACAAGTGTGTTACTCCTCCGGTCATGACTCCACCAGGAATCAAAGGACAACAAAAGACCCAAGCCAGATCCACTGAAGAGGTA GAGCCTGAGTGGGATGTGAGCAGTGCCTTCTTTGCTAATGCTGCTAGCCATATCAAACCCAAAGGATCAAGTCGCAAGTCCAAAGAAAACAAGGAGAATGAGGCCAGGAGAGAG ACAAATGGAACTGACACCACGACCAAGAAAAGTGCATCACTGACGG AAAAAGGGATTAAGCTGGTTCAAGAGGGACAGTACGCACAGgcagtcagtatgtttacagAAGCCATCAAATGTGACCCAAAGGATTACAG gttcttTGGGAATCGTTCTTATTGCTATTACTGCTTGGAGCAGTATCCCCAGGCCCTGGAGGATGCTGAACGCTCCATTCAGCTCTCCCCAGACTGGCCCAAGGGACACTTTCGTAAAGGCAGTGCTCTCATGGGCATGAAG CGGTACAGTGAGGCAGAGAAGGCTATGGAGCAGGTTCTGAAATTGGATGAAAACTGTGAGGAGGCCGTCATGGACCTTTTTAACTGCAAAGTGCTGCAGTTGATG GAGCTCGGTTTTGACGAAATGCAAAGTGTCGCGCTGCTGGAGAAGTTTTCGACTGTGCAGGCTGTCCTGGTGTCTGATGCTGTCAGAG CATCTGCGGGCCAAGATTCATCAGGGGTGCAACCAGG CAGCCCTTGCCCGTCTCTGTGGGTGGGAAATGTGACAACAGAGTTAACTGAAAAACACCTACGGGACCTTTTTAAGAT GCATGGTGAGATAGAGAGTATCCGTGTGCTGCATGAGAGGTTTTGTGCCTTCGTCAACTTTAAGAACGCCGCCATGGCAGCCCGTGCCATGGAGAAACTAAAT GGTCATTTAATTGAGAACACGCGTTTAGTAGTGCGCTATCCGGACCGTCGCGCTCCGAGGGTCCCCACCTTCCCACTTAAGACTTGTCTCCCTGTCACACAGCAGGCAGGGGTAGCTGCTGG ACCTCGAAGACGCGGCCCCGTGAATGGAGATGAGTGTtacttctggagaaccactggctGCCATTTTGGGGACAAatgtcattacaaacacattccCGATCAGAAAGGCAAGGACAGGAAACCCTGGCAGCCTTGA